ATACCAATCGCCTTAATGTTCTGTCGGGTATGCTTCAAGCCGAACGCTATCCAGAGGCGGTGGAATTTCTGCAGCAAGAGAGTGATGGTGACCAAGCCATGCTACGTCAGATCATTCAAACCATTGAAAACAGTGCTGTAGCAGGACTCATTTTTGCGAAGCATAATAAAGCAAAAGACCTACAGCTTGAATTATTGATCGACAGCGATTGCCAGCTCGGTCTTTATTCACCACAAGTTAATGAAGCCTTGGTCACCCTGTTAGGCAATTTACTTGACAATGCCATGCTGGCGGCTTGGCATAATCGCCATGTGAGAACGGCTTTCGTCAAGCTCTTTATCAGTGACCGTAATGCTCATATCATGCTACAAGTAGAAGACAGTGGTGCAGGTATAGACGCCAAGTTAGAAAATCGAATATTAGACTTTGGTGTCAGCAGCAAACACAATACCGAGCAAAATGGTATTGGACTTTATCTGGTGAGGAAAATCGTTGACCAATTTCATGGCAGTTTGGATTGGGAGCGCAGCGAAGAAAATACCACCGTTTTTAGTATTTATTTGGACAAACAGGCCTTAAAAAGATGACCAGCATTGCGGTAATGATTGTGGAAGATGACCTTAGAGCCAGCTATGTGCTTGAATCCACCATTAATCAACAAACGGGATACAATGTGGTGGCCGTTTGTGAGTCCTTGGCCGAAGCTCAACTGAAAGCGGCTGCCTTTCAACCCGAGTTGGTCATGGTGGACATCAGTCTTCCTGATGGTAATGGCTTACAGCTCATCCAAAGACTTAAACAGGATTTACCTAACGCCAGTTTTATCATGACCACAGCTGAGCGTGAAACCAAAACCATCGAAAAAGCCATTCAATTAGGCGTAATGGATTATTTGGTCAAACCCATTCGTATGTCTAGGGTTGAACAAGCTTTGGCTGATTACACTGAATTCAAGCAACGCATCAACAAACTGGACAGAGTCGATCAACAAGATATCGACGCCTTATTTAGAAAAAAATCAAGCCAAGATAAAAGTCGTAAAACCCCTAAAGGAATAGACGAAACTACCTTAGAGGTCTTGCTAGAACACCTGAAAAAGATGGGCAACGGACCTTTCACTGCGGACGACATTGGTGCAGCCGTTAGCTTGAGCCGAATTACCGCACGCCGTTATTTAGAGTATCTAGAAACGCAAGGTCAAGTATCCATGACACTGGATTACAAAACTGGCGGACGCCCTAAACAGCTTTATAGCAAAACCCTATAAAAAATCTGTTTGTTGCTCAATGTCATCAAATTGGCTATTAACAATGCCTCAAAGCTTATCATTCCTATTTGCCTGCTTGGTTTTGTGGTGCAGCTTGATTATGATAAGCCCATGAACAAGCCCAAGCATTTCATTCAAGCCATGTCGAATAAAATTCGAGGGCTGTTTAAACCTAAGCCACGCCCTCTCAATACCCTGTTTATCGGTATCGATTATGCTTGCTTTTGCTTGGCTGAAGCGTTACTTCAAGGCAAAGCTGGCAGACCTGTTACTATCGCAGCCTTTATTGATGATGAACCTTGGAACAATCGAACCAGCGTGTTGGGCTCCACTGTTTATTCTCCTAGTGAAATATCCGCATTGGTGCCCAAACATCAAGTAGATATGATTATTCAAATTGAAGGGGAATCTCTGGAAATTGCCAGC
The window above is part of the Marinomonas sp. THO17 genome. Proteins encoded here:
- a CDS encoding response regulator; translation: MTSIAVMIVEDDLRASYVLESTINQQTGYNVVAVCESLAEAQLKAAAFQPELVMVDISLPDGNGLQLIQRLKQDLPNASFIMTTAERETKTIEKAIQLGVMDYLVKPIRMSRVEQALADYTEFKQRINKLDRVDQQDIDALFRKKSSQDKSRKTPKGIDETTLEVLLEHLKKMGNGPFTADDIGAAVSLSRITARRYLEYLETQGQVSMTLDYKTGGRPKQLYSKTL